The Ignavibacteriales bacterium genome has a window encoding:
- the hisS gene encoding histidine--tRNA ligase, translated as MIKAITGTKDILPNDIQSWKYLESLIEKTMRSFNYKEIRTPIFEETSLFARGIGESTDIVSKEMYTFLDKGGTSLTLRPEMTASVVRSFIEHSMAAKQNLNKLYYLSSPMFRQERPQAGRFRQFHQFGAEALGSSAPSLDAEIIIIAFIIIKELGLKNISVKINSLGVPESRENYKNILKDYLKDKLPKLSEESRKRFETNILRIFDSKEENDIEIMNFAPQLINHLDAESLEHFDEVKKLLAIANVPFEIDPKLVRGLDYYTKTTFEIISGSVGSQSALCGGGRYDLLIEQLGGKPTPGVGFAAGIERILLACENEKSFSVPEEKIDLYIVRIDDKLTQKVFDLSLYFRKENISVEVDYLQRSVKAQMREANKLNSKFVLFIGGEEYNKEKIVFKNMLNGEQEIVDINDLETIAVKIMEQNHAS; from the coding sequence ATGATAAAAGCAATTACGGGGACCAAAGATATCCTTCCTAATGATATCCAAAGTTGGAAATATTTAGAATCTTTAATTGAAAAAACAATGCGGAGTTTTAACTACAAAGAAATCAGAACTCCCATTTTTGAGGAAACTTCACTATTCGCGCGGGGAATTGGTGAATCAACTGATATTGTAAGTAAAGAAATGTACACTTTTCTTGATAAAGGCGGAACAAGTTTAACGCTGCGACCGGAAATGACGGCGTCCGTTGTACGTTCATTCATCGAGCATTCTATGGCGGCAAAACAGAACCTGAATAAACTTTATTATCTGTCCTCCCCAATGTTTAGGCAGGAAAGACCGCAAGCTGGAAGATTCAGGCAGTTCCATCAATTTGGAGCGGAAGCACTTGGCAGTTCTGCACCATCACTTGATGCTGAAATTATTATTATTGCCTTCATTATAATAAAAGAATTAGGACTGAAAAATATTTCAGTAAAAATTAACTCACTTGGTGTTCCGGAATCCAGGGAAAATTACAAGAATATTTTAAAGGATTATTTAAAAGATAAATTGCCAAAGCTTTCTGAGGAAAGCAGAAAAAGATTTGAAACAAACATCCTGCGCATCTTTGATAGCAAAGAAGAAAATGATATAGAAATTATGAACTTTGCACCGCAGCTTATCAATCACCTTGATGCCGAAAGCCTTGAGCATTTTGATGAAGTTAAAAAATTATTGGCAATTGCTAATGTACCTTTTGAAATTGATCCCAAATTAGTTCGGGGATTGGATTACTACACCAAAACAACCTTTGAAATAATCAGTGGATCAGTTGGTTCTCAAAGTGCATTATGCGGTGGCGGAAGATATGATTTATTGATCGAACAGTTGGGTGGTAAACCTACACCTGGAGTTGGTTTTGCTGCAGGGATTGAAAGAATTTTACTTGCCTGCGAAAATGAAAAATCATTTTCTGTACCTGAAGAGAAAATAGATTTATATATTGTTAGAATTGATGATAAGTTAACACAAAAAGTATTCGATTTAAGTTTATATTTTAGAAAGGAAAATATTTCTGTTGAAGTTGATTACCTTCAGAGAAGTGTTAAAGCACAGATGCGTGAGGCAAATAAACTTAATTCCAAATTTGTGCTGTTTATTGGTGGTGAGGAATACAATAAAGAAAAAATTGTTTTCAAAAACATGCTTAATGGTGAACAAGAAATTGTTGATATAAATGATCTGGAAACAATAGCTGTAAAAATTATGGAGCAAAATCATGCCTCTTAA
- a CDS encoding class I SAM-dependent methyltransferase: MFNKISEAFSRQSEFFDDYEGTNEILKWMRSVTHEHLLRHLRTDDKILEINSGTGIDAIYLANKGYKIHCTDISDGMLNKIRQKIYEHKLENLISYQLLSFLDLDKLEGNYFPNIFFN; this comes from the coding sequence ATGTTCAATAAAATAAGCGAAGCATTCTCCCGGCAATCAGAATTTTTTGATGATTATGAGGGCACGAATGAGATCTTAAAATGGATGCGTTCGGTAACACACGAACATCTTTTAAGACATTTAAGAACGGATGATAAAATATTAGAAATAAATTCAGGTACAGGGATTGACGCAATTTATTTGGCAAATAAAGGATACAAAATTCATTGCACGGATATATCTGATGGAATGTTGAACAAAATAAGACAAAAGATTTATGAACATAAATTGGAAAATCTAATTTCCTATCAGCTTCTTTCTTTTTTAGATTTGGATAAATTAGAAGGAAACTATTTCCCCAATATTTTCTTCAATTGA
- the rlmB gene encoding 23S rRNA (guanosine(2251)-2'-O)-methyltransferase RlmB gives MNLIIGRKPVLEALKSGEQLEKIYFQFGQKGSAIFEIIKLAKQQKVSITELPPAKFNSISSETHTQGVIAVKSQQKYFELEELIEKSKRSEFPLLLVLDSIQDPHNLGAILRTAECTGVDGVIITLHGSASITETVVKTSAGATEYMSMCKVSNLAQALDVLKENGFWIAGSSLEKARDYSSVDYKMPIALVIGNEEKGIRHLTAQKCDFLVKIPMSGKIQSLNVSVAAGVLLFEIFRQRKN, from the coding sequence ATGAATTTAATCATTGGGCGCAAACCGGTTCTGGAAGCATTAAAATCTGGCGAGCAACTGGAGAAAATATATTTCCAGTTTGGGCAAAAAGGCTCCGCTATTTTTGAAATCATCAAGCTTGCTAAACAACAGAAAGTTAGCATAACTGAATTACCCCCCGCCAAATTTAATTCAATCTCTTCCGAAACACATACTCAAGGTGTAATTGCTGTAAAGAGCCAGCAGAAATATTTTGAACTTGAGGAACTGATTGAAAAATCAAAAAGGTCTGAATTTCCTCTTTTACTTGTTTTGGATTCAATTCAAGATCCTCATAACCTTGGAGCAATATTACGCACGGCAGAATGTACCGGGGTGGATGGTGTAATTATTACATTGCACGGAAGCGCCTCAATAACTGAAACGGTTGTAAAAACCTCCGCTGGTGCAACAGAATATATGAGTATGTGTAAAGTAAGTAATCTTGCACAGGCTCTTGATGTGCTTAAAGAAAATGGTTTTTGGATTGCTGGTTCTTCTTTAGAAAAAGCCAGGGATTATTCCAGTGTTGATTATAAAATGCCGATTGCTCTTGTTATTGGTAATGAAGAAAAAGGAATCCGCCATCTGACCGCGCAAAAATGTGACTTCCTTGTTAAGATACCAATGAGTGGTAAAATACAATCGCTTAATGTTTCTGTTGCCGCCGGTGTTCTTCTTTTTGAAATTTTCCGCCAAAGAAAAAACTAG
- a CDS encoding prolipoprotein diacylglyceryl transferase — MCPRLFQIGPFTVYSYGLMLGIAFIVGSYFLTKELERRKMDPNISTEITLVAIIFGIIGAKLFSILENWTAFLADPFGEIFSPGGLTFYGGFLLAALAIFITLKRKKIPFLVMADATVPSLALAYGIGRIGCHLAGDGDYGIPTNLPWGTNYENGTVPPSYAFRGTEIAKHFPNGIVPDNTPLHPTPAYEFLLGVLIFFILFQLNKKKIHWQDGKVFMYYLMLAGSARFLVEFIRLNPNFIFGLSEAQTIAVCLIFFGGLGLFYYSKHPDLKKYIPPPLKGDGK; from the coding sequence ATGTGTCCAAGATTATTTCAAATAGGTCCTTTTACAGTTTACAGTTACGGTTTGATGCTGGGAATTGCTTTCATTGTTGGAAGTTATTTCCTTACAAAAGAACTTGAACGAAGAAAGATGGATCCAAATATTTCAACAGAAATTACTCTGGTTGCTATCATATTTGGAATTATTGGAGCTAAATTATTCAGCATATTGGAAAACTGGACTGCCTTTCTTGCCGATCCGTTTGGTGAAATATTTTCTCCAGGTGGATTAACTTTCTATGGCGGATTTTTATTAGCAGCGCTTGCAATCTTTATTACTCTTAAAAGAAAAAAAATCCCATTCCTTGTAATGGCAGATGCAACAGTTCCTTCCTTAGCACTTGCTTATGGAATTGGAAGAATTGGCTGTCATCTTGCCGGCGATGGGGATTATGGAATTCCAACTAACTTACCGTGGGGTACCAACTATGAGAATGGAACAGTGCCGCCATCATACGCTTTCAGAGGAACAGAAATAGCTAAACATTTTCCAAATGGAATTGTACCGGATAATACTCCACTGCATCCAACACCGGCTTATGAATTCCTACTTGGTGTTTTAATTTTCTTTATTCTCTTTCAATTGAACAAGAAAAAAATACATTGGCAGGATGGTAAAGTTTTTATGTATTATTTAATGTTAGCCGGCTCCGCAAGATTTTTAGTTGAGTTCATTAGACTCAATCCCAATTTTATTTTCGGACTTTCCGAAGCACAAACAATTGCTGTTTGCTTAATTTTCTTTGGTGGTTTAGGATTATTTTATTATTCAAAACATCCTGATTTAAAAAAATATATTCCGCCGCCATTAAAAGGGGATGGAAAATAG